In the genome of Patescibacteria group bacterium, one region contains:
- a CDS encoding pilin: MKSYKFIKSISRYLIVFAVFATATSAMVFAVQNNQVGADTTTGVNSAATSGTSSTGVSSGKDSSDAKKTISATPNYKVVKSSSGTSAKMVLVSVTNEEITGADYTNSTTSYGITKSKDSATCENILSLDEYCYILTYNQEWIKPSVIDPISPSWIFLEEIKGRATTASDSSSLTIINNAEASFASTALQKWDGVDLSQISQGDGQIIIRSEAFFDALDADKLTSTGSYVTYSAPQDKKTSSGTTSKQLIVKLAPAYPDAKAESLWMDAIDFTLGSVIIPWQETFHVDLSDKKLALENHRKAYANYADVASSKTDVNGTALKISGPQKIIIGTDGSAKTDGGFSVTIDPTKFTKPERGYKTQVYIKPTVKNGDAVFTYLQSTDPAATSFPFTWSAIATNPYATSILADGSVKTYDDSEIKANGIMSYEKNYPQSYTVTAITYNQDDSEKERVVMTFDTIGDSSFTEAPKVGSGNITNGHISISVPQNTFTKADRQPVHYTIQLADTNNPKKMKKIVVWTCGGTASATIAGDSSNCVGTGNIEQTIAAFIMSDIRPADKPTWKELAYDENGEATLQGDWDISGTNVGTFSLMAKAHSANSDDSGGMASYVPGSKVAVTVSITDSKLNDGGGLDTKFTDLLKLGKKASSNARGSSITDLTGAATRVVNIILSALSAICVLAIIIGGIQYISSGGDPAKAEKGKKTVIYAVYGIVLAILGFFIEYVVIDLIHQILK; the protein is encoded by the coding sequence ATGAAAAGTTATAAATTCATAAAATCCATTTCTCGATACCTCATAGTTTTTGCTGTTTTTGCAACCGCTACCTCCGCCATGGTTTTTGCTGTGCAAAATAACCAGGTGGGCGCGGACACAACAACAGGTGTCAATTCCGCTGCCACTTCTGGAACAAGCAGCACGGGAGTCTCATCCGGAAAGGATTCCTCAGACGCTAAAAAAACTATTTCCGCTACCCCTAACTACAAAGTTGTTAAGTCATCTTCCGGTACCTCCGCCAAGATGGTCTTGGTTTCGGTCACAAATGAAGAAATTACTGGAGCTGATTATACAAACTCCACCACCAGCTATGGCATTACAAAATCCAAAGACAGCGCTACATGCGAAAACATACTTTCCCTTGATGAATATTGTTACATTTTGACCTACAACCAAGAGTGGATCAAGCCTTCGGTCATTGATCCGATAAGCCCATCCTGGATATTTCTTGAAGAAATAAAGGGCCGCGCGACCACAGCAAGTGACTCATCTTCTCTCACCATTATTAACAATGCCGAAGCCAGTTTTGCTTCGACTGCGCTCCAGAAATGGGACGGAGTAGATCTCTCGCAAATATCTCAGGGCGACGGGCAGATTATCATTCGATCAGAGGCTTTTTTCGATGCACTTGACGCAGATAAATTGACCTCAACCGGGTCTTATGTCACCTATTCGGCACCACAAGACAAGAAAACCTCCAGTGGAACAACTTCGAAACAGCTCATTGTGAAACTGGCACCAGCGTATCCGGATGCAAAAGCTGAATCGCTATGGATGGACGCAATTGATTTCACTTTGGGATCTGTAATTATCCCCTGGCAAGAAACCTTTCATGTGGATTTGTCGGACAAAAAATTAGCGCTTGAGAATCATCGAAAGGCATATGCAAACTATGCTGATGTGGCATCGTCAAAAACAGATGTGAACGGAACAGCCTTGAAAATTTCCGGCCCGCAAAAAATCATTATTGGCACCGATGGCTCGGCAAAAACAGACGGCGGTTTCAGTGTCACCATTGATCCTACCAAATTTACCAAACCCGAGAGAGGATACAAAACCCAGGTGTATATTAAGCCAACTGTCAAAAATGGGGATGCTGTTTTCACTTATTTACAATCTACCGATCCGGCCGCAACGTCATTTCCCTTTACTTGGTCTGCGATTGCCACAAATCCTTATGCCACCTCTATTCTCGCCGATGGTTCAGTAAAAACATATGACGATAGTGAGATCAAAGCTAATGGAATAATGTCTTACGAAAAAAATTATCCGCAGTCATACACCGTCACCGCCATCACATACAATCAAGATGATTCGGAAAAAGAGAGAGTCGTTATGACTTTCGATACGATCGGCGATTCTTCATTTACCGAAGCACCGAAGGTTGGTTCGGGCAATATCACAAATGGGCATATCTCGATTTCTGTCCCACAAAACACATTCACTAAAGCTGACAGGCAGCCAGTTCATTACACGATTCAGCTCGCAGATACAAACAATCCTAAAAAAATGAAAAAGATTGTTGTCTGGACATGCGGAGGAACAGCATCTGCAACAATAGCAGGGGATTCAAGCAACTGCGTCGGCACAGGAAATATCGAGCAAACAATCGCTGCATTTATAATGAGCGACATTCGCCCAGCCGACAAGCCAACCTGGAAAGAACTTGCATATGATGAAAACGGAGAGGCTACTCTTCAGGGCGATTGGGATATTTCGGGTACAAATGTCGGCACATTTTCCTTGATGGCCAAGGCACATAGTGCCAATTCGGATGATTCGGGCGGTATGGCTTCATATGTTCCCGGCAGCAAAGTTGCCGTCACCGTGAGCATAACCGATTCGAAACTCAATGATGGAGGTGGTTTAGATACTAAGTTTACCGACCTCCTCAAGCTCGGGAAAAAAGCATCATCAAATGCCAGAGGGTCTTCAATTACAGACTTAACAGGGGCAGCCACCAGGGTTGTAAATATAATTTTGTCTGCCCTCAGTGCGATTTGCGTGTTGGCAATAATAATCGGCGGAATACAATACATCTCATCAGGGGGAGATCCGGCCAAAGCTGAAAAGGGCAAAAAAACTGTTATCTATGCTGTTTATGGAATCGTTTTAGCAATATTAGGATTTTTTATTGAATATGTGGTTATTGACTTAATTCACCAAATACTAAAATGA
- a CDS encoding pilin: MNLVEKAYAVSKNQWTGLLNPTATTSGNWQDIVNNVINIVLMVAGALAVIYLIYSGILYITAAGNPDSAKKGQQGIINAVIGIVIIVAAFFIVRAAMGLAGQATK; encoded by the coding sequence ATGAATTTAGTAGAAAAGGCGTACGCGGTTAGCAAAAACCAGTGGACTGGTTTGCTAAACCCAACAGCCACCACTTCGGGAAACTGGCAAGATATTGTTAATAACGTTATTAACATTGTCTTGATGGTAGCTGGTGCATTAGCGGTTATTTATCTAATCTATTCTGGCATTCTCTACATTACTGCGGCAGGTAATCCGGATTCAGCCAAAAAGGGTCAGCAAGGCATTATCAATGCTGTGATCGGTATTGTGATCATCGTTGCCGCATTCTTCATCGTCAGAGCAGCAATGGGTCTTGCTGGGCAAGCTACAAAATAA
- a CDS encoding GspE/PulE family protein, with product MPDLNKTIFYLNREQEERHTQELAKKLNLPYINLSNYPIAPEILNLISKEIALRFQIIPYLKIGSTVKIGTANPSDDAMASYLAELERTSKLKFVKSLISKASLFYGILAYENKEKEEKKKAEETKESGQNFTEEIKDLESAASVARSVSTTHLLEVIMTGAAKTNASDIHLEPTEKEFIIRYRIDGVLQNVVSLPMSQYKSLLSRIKFLSKLKMDNAIEPQDGRFSFKFGEEPIDLRVSTLPSADGESVVIRLLRQTGSILSLKNLGIRPDALSVIEAAISKPHGMILTSGPTGSGKSSTLYAILHELNKSNVKIITLEDPVEYHIPGVEQSQVEKEEGYTFALGLRASLRQDPDILMVGEVRDTETAEIAIQAAMTGHLLLSTIHANSAPGVFVRLLDIGVKPFLLSGSINLVMAQRLVRRICPACAEEYTPSPEVWKEIQDSLLPIQKLLDPASQNLLSSAAPKLKRGKGCGKCRNVGFSGRQVIIEVLVPNESIDKLLFEKAGLSEFTKAALSSGMITMEQDGLSKVLSGVTTAEEVWRVTKD from the coding sequence TTGCCTGATCTTAATAAGACAATTTTTTACCTCAACCGCGAGCAGGAGGAGAGACATACCCAAGAATTGGCAAAAAAGCTGAATTTGCCATATATAAATCTCTCAAATTATCCGATTGCGCCGGAGATTTTAAATTTGATTTCAAAGGAAATCGCCTTGAGGTTTCAAATTATTCCTTACTTAAAGATCGGGTCTACGGTAAAAATTGGCACAGCCAACCCTTCGGATGATGCCATGGCATCTTATCTAGCCGAGCTTGAGAGAACATCGAAATTGAAATTTGTGAAATCATTAATTTCGAAAGCAAGCCTGTTTTACGGCATTCTGGCTTATGAAAACAAAGAAAAAGAGGAAAAAAAGAAAGCCGAAGAAACGAAAGAATCCGGGCAAAACTTTACGGAAGAGATTAAAGATTTAGAATCAGCTGCCAGTGTCGCCAGAAGCGTATCAACTACCCATCTCCTCGAGGTAATTATGACCGGAGCAGCAAAAACAAATGCATCAGATATCCACCTTGAGCCGACAGAAAAAGAATTCATTATTCGATACAGAATTGACGGGGTTTTGCAAAACGTCGTGTCTCTTCCGATGTCCCAGTATAAGTCACTTTTATCCAGAATAAAATTTTTATCGAAACTAAAAATGGATAATGCCATCGAACCGCAGGACGGCAGGTTTTCTTTCAAGTTTGGAGAGGAGCCAATCGATTTAAGAGTGTCTACCTTACCTTCAGCTGACGGAGAGAGCGTTGTAATCCGATTGCTCCGCCAAACTGGGTCAATCTTGAGCCTAAAGAACTTGGGCATAAGGCCCGATGCGCTATCTGTAATCGAGGCAGCAATTTCGAAGCCGCATGGGATGATTCTAACTTCTGGACCGACCGGTTCAGGTAAATCCTCTACGCTTTATGCAATTTTACATGAGCTCAATAAGTCAAATGTAAAAATAATCACTCTTGAGGATCCTGTCGAGTATCACATTCCCGGTGTGGAGCAGAGCCAGGTTGAAAAAGAGGAGGGATATACCTTCGCCTTGGGTCTTAGAGCCTCTCTGCGCCAAGATCCTGACATTTTAATGGTAGGGGAGGTAAGAGACACCGAAACGGCGGAAATTGCGATACAGGCTGCCATGACGGGCCATTTGCTGCTCTCTACTATTCACGCCAACTCTGCACCCGGAGTTTTTGTCCGATTGCTTGATATTGGCGTAAAACCATTCCTCTTGTCAGGATCAATAAACTTGGTTATGGCTCAGCGGCTCGTGCGCAGAATATGCCCGGCTTGTGCCGAGGAATATACTCCCAGCCCTGAAGTCTGGAAAGAAATTCAAGACTCTTTGTTGCCTATTCAAAAATTATTGGATCCTGCATCCCAAAATTTGTTATCAAGTGCCGCTCCCAAGCTAAAACGCGGAAAAGGATGTGGAAAATGTAGAAATGTCGGGTTTTCTGGCCGGCAAGTAATTATTGAAGTGCTTGTTCCAAACGAGTCAATCGATAAACTATTATTCGAAAAAGCCGGACTCTCGGAATTTACAAAAGCCGCCCTGTCTTCAGGCATGATTACCATGGAACAGGACGGACTTTCAAAAGTTTTATCGGGCGTTACGACTGCAGAAGAAGTCTGGCGCGTAACGAAAGATTAA